Proteins encoded by one window of Porphyrobacter sp. YT40:
- a CDS encoding HlyD family efflux transporter periplasmic adaptor subunit: MATMKEDMAHFTTLASIRTPKVMRAVFFILLAAIIITVAFLIYVPWVQTASGRGVVTTLSPNERRQDINALVPGRIEEWYVRDGSSVKKGDPIVRIADLDPNLLQRLQAERTQMELQLQAAQSALATARIDERRSRELFEAGLAARRDYELAQIKVADLEARVAAAQADLNRADTNIARQSEQIVRAPRDGFIQSLNAGDAATYINAGDVLATFVPEGAERVIEIFIDGRDVALVRPGDPARIQFEGWPAVQFSGWPSVAVGTFGGRVIAVDQSAQVNGRFRVLIAEEKMDGYSWPEERYVRFGAAVQAWVLLETVPVGYEIWRQLNNFPPELPAATSTGSASGSAN; this comes from the coding sequence ATGGCGACCATGAAAGAGGATATGGCCCACTTCACCACCCTCGCGTCGATCAGGACGCCGAAGGTGATGCGCGCGGTGTTCTTCATCCTGCTGGCGGCGATCATCATCACGGTCGCTTTCCTGATCTACGTGCCCTGGGTGCAGACCGCCTCGGGCCGCGGGGTGGTGACGACGCTCAGCCCCAACGAACGGCGGCAGGACATCAACGCGCTGGTGCCGGGCCGGATCGAGGAATGGTATGTGCGTGACGGTTCCTCGGTGAAGAAAGGCGATCCGATCGTCCGCATCGCCGACCTCGACCCGAACCTGCTCCAGCGCCTGCAGGCTGAACGCACGCAAATGGAGTTGCAATTGCAGGCCGCGCAGTCCGCACTCGCCACCGCGCGGATCGACGAGCGGCGTAGTCGCGAGCTGTTCGAGGCCGGGCTTGCCGCCCGCCGGGATTACGAGCTGGCGCAGATCAAGGTCGCCGACCTCGAGGCGCGCGTCGCCGCCGCGCAGGCCGATCTCAACCGCGCCGATACCAACATCGCGCGCCAGTCCGAACAGATCGTGCGCGCGCCGCGCGACGGCTTCATCCAGAGCCTCAACGCGGGCGATGCGGCGACCTACATCAACGCGGGCGACGTGCTCGCGACCTTCGTGCCCGAGGGGGCCGAGCGGGTGATCGAGATCTTCATCGACGGGCGCGATGTCGCGCTGGTGCGGCCGGGCGATCCGGCGCGCATCCAGTTCGAAGGCTGGCCCGCGGTGCAGTTTTCGGGCTGGCCTTCGGTCGCGGTCGGCACCTTCGGGGGCCGCGTGATCGCGGTCGACCAGTCGGCGCAGGTCAATGGCCGCTTCCGCGTGCTGATCGCGGAAGAGAAGATGGACGGCTACAGCTGGCCCGAGGAACGCTATGTCCGCTTCGGCGCGGCGGTGCAGGCCTGGGTGCTGCTGGAGACCGTGCCGGTCGGCTACGAGATCTGGCGTCAGCTCAACAACTTCCCGCCCGAACTCCCCGCCGCCACCAGCACCGGCTCCGCCTCGGGATCGGCGAACTGA
- a CDS encoding ABC transporter transmembrane domain-containing protein, giving the protein MAGEGQNIGKQISLSKFFRVFFDILRPEANFYWLAAVYGVGISLLSLATPISVQMLINTIANTALTAPLVMLSLTLFGLLTISSLLYALRVHLMELFARRFYARMVAEISLIAVYAQNPFFNDAKKGSLFNRYFDVVYVQTAIPILFIGGFTTLLQIAVGFVLVSLYHPYFLAFTLVTIALIWVIWLAWGARALRTGIDVSHAKHATASWLDTLGGSNGFFKSQRRIDYALDKTDDYTRVYINDRKSHFRHLFSQTIAFLLMYAAASAALLGLGGWLVIQNELTLGQLVAAELVLSAAFLGVAQLGSYLGYFYDLFAAVEEISQFYDVEQEQPKGADPFDGPDHTIAMQGVRGTARHEEAQFDLTIPSGSIIMAAASHHGVQRLFTNLLKLHVLPESGFATLGGVDMKAIEAHHLRKNVHVLDRPSTVEMTIREYLALSCPDTAQQRMIGALETVGLARTIATLEKGLDTPLASTGYPLSAVELQQLKLANALLERPRILVLSRLFDLIDPEPIARAVNELRAQAYTTVIYFSNRRIDLGFDRFLYLEAHQQRFFGSFEEFCAAMNRTPAAYIGAPLADGEA; this is encoded by the coding sequence ATGGCAGGTGAAGGCCAGAATATCGGCAAACAGATTTCGCTCTCGAAGTTTTTCAGGGTGTTCTTCGACATCCTGAGGCCGGAGGCGAATTTCTACTGGCTCGCGGCGGTCTATGGCGTGGGCATCAGCCTGCTGTCGCTGGCGACCCCGATTTCGGTGCAGATGCTGATCAACACCATCGCCAACACCGCGCTTACCGCGCCGCTGGTGATGCTGTCGCTGACGCTGTTCGGCCTGCTGACCATCTCCAGCCTGCTCTACGCCTTGCGCGTCCACCTGATGGAGCTGTTCGCTCGGCGCTTCTACGCGCGCATGGTGGCGGAAATTTCGCTGATCGCTGTCTATGCCCAGAACCCCTTCTTCAACGACGCCAAGAAAGGCTCGCTGTTCAACCGCTATTTCGATGTGGTCTATGTCCAGACCGCGATCCCGATCCTGTTCATCGGTGGCTTCACCACGCTGTTGCAGATCGCCGTGGGCTTCGTGCTGGTGAGCCTCTACCACCCCTATTTCCTTGCCTTCACGCTGGTGACGATCGCGCTCATCTGGGTGATCTGGCTGGCATGGGGCGCGCGGGCGCTGCGCACCGGGATCGATGTCAGCCATGCCAAGCACGCCACCGCCAGCTGGCTCGACACGCTGGGCGGATCGAACGGCTTCTTCAAGTCGCAGCGCCGGATCGACTACGCGCTCGACAAGACCGACGATTACACCCGCGTCTACATCAACGACCGCAAGAGCCACTTTCGCCACCTGTTTTCGCAGACCATCGCCTTCCTGCTGATGTATGCCGCCGCCAGCGCCGCGCTGCTGGGCCTTGGCGGCTGGCTGGTGATCCAGAACGAGCTCACCCTCGGCCAGCTGGTCGCGGCCGAACTGGTGCTGTCGGCGGCGTTCCTCGGCGTGGCGCAGCTGGGCAGCTACCTTGGCTATTTCTACGACCTCTTCGCCGCGGTCGAGGAAATCTCGCAGTTCTACGATGTCGAGCAGGAACAGCCCAAGGGCGCCGATCCCTTCGACGGGCCGGATCACACCATCGCGATGCAGGGCGTGCGCGGCACCGCGCGGCACGAGGAGGCGCAGTTCGACCTCACCATCCCGAGCGGGTCGATCATCATGGCGGCGGCCAGCCACCACGGGGTGCAGCGGCTGTTCACCAACCTGCTCAAGCTTCACGTCCTGCCCGAAAGCGGCTTTGCGACGCTGGGCGGTGTCGACATGAAGGCGATCGAGGCGCACCATTTGCGCAAGAATGTCCACGTGCTCGACCGCCCGAGCACGGTGGAAATGACGATCCGCGAATATCTCGCCCTGTCCTGCCCCGACACCGCGCAGCAGCGGATGATCGGCGCGCTGGAGACGGTGGGTCTGGCGCGCACCATCGCCACGCTCGAAAAGGGGCTCGATACCCCGCTCGCGTCGACCGGCTATCCGCTTTCGGCAGTGGAGTTGCAGCAGCTGAAGCTCGCCAACGCATTGCTCGAACGCCCGCGTATTCTCGTGCTCAGCCGGTTGTTCGACCTGATCGACCCTGAACCCATCGCCCGCGCCGTGAACGAGCTGCGCGCGCAGGCCTATACGACGGTGATCTACTTCTCCAACCGCCGCATCGATCTCGGCTTCGACCGCTTTCTCTACCTCGAAGCGCACCAGCAGCGCTTCTTCGGCAGCTTCGAGGAATTCTGCGCCGCCATGAACCGCACGCCCGCCGCCTATATCGGCGCGCCGCTCGCCGACGGGGAGGCCTGA
- a CDS encoding FAD-dependent oxidoreductase yields MTQGRTSGEREAKTLLLVGGGHAHVAVLADWARRSAPPETRTLLLTPHPHLRYSGMVPGWLAGQHERDEGRVDLAALAARAGVEWIAGRCVTLDPQARTVTTDSGTAIAFDLASLDTGGVGRAAAVLGDDPRILDIRPIEGFVERITRWRHPRRVVVAGGGAGGVELAFALRNLAAAETRPEVALVAGEGGLLPGFSQAVRGRVAAALMRQGIALHLSDAQIARGAIRAGETSLEPAELIVAALGSAAPEWVRASGLAVDDRGFMLVDAHQRSVSHPHIFAAGDVAARADRKLAHSGVHAVFAGPVLAANLRAALAGKPPRRSYHPRWNNLYLMNTGDGRAIASYGSLSAEGRWVLALKHRIDKRWIAQYARLVDQA; encoded by the coding sequence ATGACACAGGGCAGAACGAGCGGGGAAAGGGAAGCGAAGACGCTGCTGCTGGTCGGTGGCGGGCACGCCCATGTTGCGGTGCTGGCGGACTGGGCGAGGCGCAGCGCTCCGCCGGAGACGCGCACGCTGCTGCTCACCCCGCATCCGCACTTGCGCTATTCGGGCATGGTGCCGGGCTGGCTCGCCGGTCAGCATGAGCGGGACGAGGGGCGGGTCGACCTCGCCGCCCTCGCCGCTCGCGCCGGGGTGGAGTGGATTGCGGGGCGCTGCGTGACGCTCGACCCGCAAGCGCGCACCGTGACCACCGACAGCGGCACGGCCATCGCCTTCGACCTCGCCTCGCTCGACACCGGCGGAGTGGGGCGCGCGGCGGCGGTGCTGGGGGACGATCCGCGCATTCTCGACATCCGCCCAATCGAGGGCTTCGTCGAACGGATCACGCGCTGGCGCCATCCTCGCCGGGTGGTGGTGGCAGGCGGCGGGGCCGGGGGCGTGGAGCTCGCCTTCGCCCTGCGCAATCTCGCCGCAGCCGAAACCCGGCCCGAGGTCGCGCTGGTTGCGGGCGAGGGAGGTCTGCTCCCCGGATTTTCGCAAGCCGTGCGCGGCCGCGTCGCCGCCGCGCTGATGCGGCAGGGGATCGCGCTCCACCTGAGCGACGCGCAGATCGCGCGCGGTGCGATCCGGGCGGGGGAGACTTCGCTCGAACCGGCCGAGCTGATCGTCGCCGCGCTCGGCAGTGCCGCGCCCGAGTGGGTGCGCGCGTCCGGGCTGGCGGTGGATGATCGGGGCTTCATGCTGGTCGATGCCCACCAGCGCTCGGTCTCGCATCCCCATATCTTCGCCGCCGGAGACGTAGCCGCGCGCGCCGACAGAAAGCTCGCCCATTCGGGCGTCCACGCCGTCTTCGCCGGGCCGGTGCTGGCGGCCAATCTGCGCGCGGCGCTGGCGGGAAAGCCGCCGCGCCGCAGCTATCACCCGCGCTGGAACAACCTCTATCTGATGAACACCGGCGACGGGCGCGCGATTGCAAGCTATGGCTCGCTGAGCGCCGAGGGCCGCTGGGTGCTCGCGCTCAAACACCGCATCGACAAGCGCTGGATTGCGCAATACGCCCGCCTCGTGGATCAGGCGTAA
- a CDS encoding bifunctional TVP38/TMEM64 family protein/FAD-dependent oxidoreductase, producing the protein MKKLAILAALAAVIAAYFVFDLGQYLTLAGIKAGVAQWEAFYAENPVGVLAGFFAIYVAVTAASLPGAALMTLAAGALFGVLTGTILVSFASTLGATLAFLSSRYVLRDTIEARFGERLKAINAGVERDGAFYLFSLRMIPAFPFFVVNLVMGLTRIRIWTYVWVSQLGMLLGTAVYVNAGTQLARIESLSGIASPGVLGSFVLLGIAPWLAKLVIGALQRRKVYAGFTRPKAFDRNLVVIGAGSAGLVSALIGATVKARVTLVEAKDMGGDCLNTGCVPSKALIKSAKVAAMMRGADKYGLTPADPQVPFRAVIARVMEAIKSIEPHDSVERYKGLGVDVVKGYARIVDPWTVEIAMNGGGTKRLTTRSIVIASGAEPVVPPIPGIEASGYLTSETMWDAFAQMDAAPARVAVLGGGPIGCELSQALARLGSQVTQIEMGDQLLGREDGDVAALARAVLEADGVRVLTGHTAVRIEGRTLIAESGGAEVPVPFDTLLVAVGRKARLKGFGLEDIGVDTDKTVVTDEYLATKFPNIFAAGDVAGPFQFTHTASHQAWYASVNALFGMFRKFKADYRVIPAVTFLDPEVARVGINEREAAEQGIAVEVTRYDLDDLDRAIAESETKGFVKVLTPAGGKDTVLGVTIVGAHAGELIAEYVLAMKHGLGLNKILGTIHAYPTMVEANKFAAGNWKKAHKPESLLKWVERYHGWMRG; encoded by the coding sequence GTGAAGAAACTCGCCATTCTGGCCGCACTGGCCGCCGTCATTGCCGCCTATTTCGTCTTCGACCTCGGGCAATATCTGACGCTCGCCGGGATCAAGGCGGGCGTGGCGCAGTGGGAGGCGTTCTATGCCGAAAACCCCGTTGGCGTGCTGGCGGGGTTTTTCGCGATCTATGTCGCGGTGACGGCGGCCTCGCTCCCCGGCGCGGCGCTGATGACGCTGGCGGCGGGCGCCTTGTTCGGGGTCTTGACGGGGACGATCCTCGTCTCCTTCGCCTCGACCCTCGGGGCGACGCTCGCCTTCCTCTCCTCGCGCTACGTGCTGCGCGACACGATCGAAGCGCGCTTCGGCGAGCGACTGAAGGCGATCAACGCCGGGGTCGAGCGTGACGGGGCGTTCTACCTCTTCTCCCTGCGGATGATCCCGGCCTTCCCCTTCTTCGTGGTCAATCTGGTGATGGGCCTCACCCGCATCCGCATCTGGACCTATGTCTGGGTGAGCCAGTTGGGGATGCTGCTGGGCACGGCGGTCTATGTGAACGCGGGCACGCAGCTGGCGCGGATCGAGAGCCTTTCGGGCATTGCCTCGCCGGGGGTGTTGGGCAGCTTCGTGCTGCTGGGCATCGCGCCGTGGCTCGCCAAGCTGGTGATCGGCGCGCTGCAACGCCGGAAAGTCTATGCCGGGTTCACCAGGCCCAAGGCCTTCGATCGCAATCTGGTGGTGATCGGGGCTGGCTCGGCGGGGCTGGTTTCGGCGCTGATCGGGGCGACGGTGAAGGCCAGGGTGACGCTGGTCGAGGCGAAGGACATGGGCGGCGATTGCCTCAACACCGGCTGCGTGCCATCCAAGGCGCTGATCAAGAGCGCCAAGGTCGCCGCGATGATGCGCGGGGCGGACAAGTATGGCCTCACACCCGCCGACCCGCAGGTGCCATTCAGGGCAGTGATTGCCCGCGTGATGGAAGCGATCAAAAGCATAGAACCGCATGATAGCGTGGAGCGCTACAAGGGCCTCGGCGTCGATGTGGTCAAGGGCTATGCACGGATCGTCGACCCGTGGACGGTCGAGATCGCGATGAATGGGGGCGGCACCAAGCGGCTGACCACCCGCAGCATCGTGATCGCCAGCGGGGCAGAGCCGGTGGTGCCGCCGATTCCCGGCATCGAAGCCAGCGGCTATCTCACCAGCGAGACGATGTGGGATGCCTTCGCGCAGATGGATGCAGCGCCTGCGCGCGTCGCGGTGCTGGGCGGCGGGCCGATCGGCTGCGAGCTGTCGCAGGCGCTGGCGCGGCTGGGTTCGCAGGTGACGCAGATCGAGATGGGCGACCAGCTCCTCGGGCGCGAGGATGGCGATGTCGCCGCTCTGGCGCGCGCGGTGCTGGAGGCGGACGGGGTGCGCGTGCTCACCGGCCACACGGCGGTGCGTATCGAGGGGCGCACGCTGATCGCGGAAAGCGGCGGGGCGGAGGTGCCGGTGCCGTTCGACACGCTGCTCGTCGCGGTCGGCCGCAAGGCGCGACTCAAGGGCTTCGGGCTGGAGGATATCGGCGTCGATACCGACAAAACCGTGGTGACCGACGAATATCTCGCCACCAAATTCCCCAATATCTTCGCCGCGGGCGATGTGGCGGGGCCGTTCCAGTTCACCCACACCGCCAGCCATCAGGCGTGGTATGCCAGCGTCAACGCGCTGTTCGGGATGTTCCGCAAGTTCAAGGCCGATTACCGCGTGATCCCCGCCGTCACTTTCCTCGACCCCGAGGTCGCGCGCGTCGGGATCAACGAGCGCGAGGCGGCGGAGCAGGGCATCGCCGTGGAGGTTACCCGCTACGACCTCGACGATCTCGACCGCGCGATTGCCGAGAGCGAGACGAAGGGCTTCGTCAAGGTGCTCACCCCGGCAGGCGGCAAGGACACGGTGCTGGGCGTCACGATCGTAGGTGCCCACGCGGGCGAACTCATCGCCGAATATGTGCTGGCGATGAAGCACGGCCTCGGCCTCAACAAGATCCTCGGCACGATCCACGCCTATCCGACCATGGTGGAGGCCAACAAGTTCGCCGCGGGCAACTGGAAAAAGGCACACAAGCCCGAAAGCCTGCTCAAGTGGGTCGAGCGCTATCACGGCTGGATGCGCGGCTGA
- a CDS encoding nucleoside transporter C-terminal domain-containing protein — protein MGRALSRLDARLMELFDQLRGIIGIAVLVGIAWAISENRRAHPGWRWIAGALAVQGLLAVVILRVPAVWAAVGLVNNAVSAIEAATLKGSAYMFGYLGGAELPFALKEGAQPPLVIAFQILPLVIVFSALSALLWHWGVLRWLVNGLGFLLRRSLGVSGVVGLSGGASVFLGVVEAPLVTRAWFARVSRSELFQIMALTMATISGAILVLYATTLKATVPDAVGHMIAASLISLPAALLIARLMVPAGTDDTATEVEKEEPGLKYEGSIDAIVKGTMDGMQLFLAVIAVIIVVFALVALVDGMLAALPLVDGAPLTLKRMLGWGLAPFMWLLGVPWGEAQAAGGLMGTKAVLNEYVAYLELAALPAGTFGPRSLLIVTYALCGVANLASVGLLVSTIGTLCPERRAEAAGLGMKSWIAGNLASAMTGAWIGLVTWSA, from the coding sequence GTGGGTCGAGCGCTATCACGGCTGGATGCGCGGCTGATGGAGCTGTTCGACCAGCTGCGCGGCATCATCGGCATCGCGGTGCTGGTGGGTATCGCCTGGGCGATCAGCGAGAACCGCCGCGCCCATCCCGGCTGGCGCTGGATTGCGGGCGCGCTGGCGGTGCAGGGGTTGCTGGCGGTGGTGATCCTGCGGGTGCCCGCCGTGTGGGCGGCGGTCGGCCTCGTCAACAATGCGGTGAGCGCGATCGAGGCGGCAACGCTCAAGGGATCGGCCTACATGTTCGGCTATCTCGGCGGGGCGGAGCTGCCTTTCGCGCTGAAAGAGGGCGCGCAGCCACCGCTGGTGATCGCCTTCCAGATCCTGCCGCTGGTGATCGTGTTCTCGGCGCTGTCGGCGCTGCTGTGGCACTGGGGCGTGCTGCGCTGGCTGGTGAACGGGCTCGGCTTTTTGCTGCGCCGAAGCCTCGGCGTGTCGGGCGTGGTCGGGCTTTCGGGCGGGGCGAGCGTTTTTCTGGGCGTGGTCGAGGCGCCGCTGGTCACCCGCGCGTGGTTTGCCCGGGTCTCTCGCAGCGAGCTGTTCCAGATCATGGCGCTGACCATGGCGACGATCTCGGGAGCGATTCTCGTGCTTTATGCGACCACACTGAAGGCGACCGTGCCCGATGCGGTCGGCCACATGATCGCCGCCTCGCTGATCTCGCTCCCCGCCGCGCTGCTGATCGCGCGGCTGATGGTGCCCGCCGGGACCGATGACACCGCGACCGAGGTCGAGAAGGAGGAGCCGGGCCTCAAGTACGAAGGAAGCATCGATGCCATCGTCAAGGGCACGATGGACGGGATGCAGCTGTTCCTCGCCGTGATCGCGGTGATCATCGTGGTCTTCGCGCTGGTCGCGCTGGTCGACGGGATGCTGGCCGCGCTGCCGCTGGTGGATGGCGCGCCGCTGACGCTCAAGCGGATGCTGGGCTGGGGCCTTGCGCCTTTCATGTGGCTATTGGGCGTGCCCTGGGGCGAGGCGCAGGCTGCGGGCGGATTGATGGGCACCAAGGCGGTGCTCAACGAATATGTCGCCTATCTCGAACTCGCCGCGCTGCCCGCCGGCACCTTCGGCCCGAGGAGCCTGTTGATCGTCACCTACGCGCTGTGCGGCGTGGCGAACCTCGCCAGCGTCGGCCTGCTGGTCTCGACCATCGGCACGCTCTGCCCCGAACGCCGCGCCGAGGCGGCGGGGCTGGGGATGAAGAGCTGGATCGCGGGCAATCTCGCCAGCGCGATGACGGGTGCGTGGATCGGGCTGGTGACGTGGAGCGCCTAG
- a CDS encoding CDP-alcohol phosphatidyltransferase family protein, translating to MLDAKLRPLIDPPLNRAGVWLARRGVTANALTFTGLALGLGGAAAIAFGYIGWGLALIIANRLLDGLDGAVARARGPSDLGGYFDIVADFAFYVSVPLGFGILAPANQMPALVLVASFVLTGVSFLAFAVIAAKRGAETTAHGRKSFFYSTGLAEGAETIAVFIAMCLLPAWFPVIAYAYAALCVATVFQRSAMATAAFRA from the coding sequence ATGCTTGACGCCAAACTGCGCCCGCTGATCGACCCGCCGCTCAATCGCGCGGGCGTGTGGCTGGCGCGGCGCGGTGTCACCGCCAACGCGCTGACCTTCACTGGCCTTGCCCTCGGTCTGGGCGGGGCAGCGGCGATTGCCTTTGGCTACATCGGCTGGGGGCTGGCGCTGATTATCGCCAACCGGCTGCTCGACGGGCTTGACGGCGCGGTCGCGCGGGCGCGCGGGCCGAGCGATCTGGGCGGCTATTTCGATATTGTCGCCGACTTCGCCTTTTATGTCAGCGTGCCGCTCGGCTTCGGCATCCTCGCCCCCGCCAACCAGATGCCTGCGCTGGTGCTGGTGGCGAGCTTCGTGCTGACCGGCGTAAGCTTCCTCGCCTTCGCGGTGATCGCCGCCAAGCGCGGGGCCGAGACCACGGCACACGGCCGCAAGAGCTTCTTCTACTCCACCGGCCTTGCCGAGGGGGCCGAGACCATCGCGGTGTTCATCGCCATGTGCCTCTTGCCCGCATGGTTCCCGGTGATCGCCTATGCGTACGCCGCGCTCTGCGTCGCGACCGTATTCCAGCGCAGCGCGATGGCGACCGCGGCGTTCCGCGCCTGA
- a CDS encoding DUF1499 domain-containing protein — MFKNLPKHTKLVLGLMVFLPVYFAIAALGTKVGLWGWQFGLVTLTRNGGMILLGLTALAALVSLVLAARMTPRHNGLISVAILGLLVPGAALVMFLNAGSKADANPIHDVATDTANPPAFSAATMQARADAGANPLSDYQVPLRELELYQTSAPELVIKSHAQIITDRYATLAPLPLAGASRTDAIAAVAAAMGNMGFKDIRPDPEAGTVEGVAESFWFGFKDDVVARIDANEINFRSVSRVGRSDLGANAARIAELRDRVATQIGQR, encoded by the coding sequence ATGTTCAAAAACCTCCCGAAGCATACCAAGCTCGTCCTCGGCCTGATGGTCTTCCTTCCGGTCTATTTCGCGATCGCCGCGCTCGGCACCAAGGTCGGGCTATGGGGATGGCAATTCGGCCTCGTCACATTGACCCGCAACGGCGGGATGATCCTGCTGGGTCTGACCGCGCTTGCCGCGCTGGTCTCGCTGGTGCTGGCCGCGCGGATGACGCCGCGCCACAACGGGCTGATCTCGGTGGCGATCCTTGGCCTGCTGGTGCCGGGCGCGGCGCTGGTAATGTTCCTCAACGCGGGCAGCAAGGCCGATGCCAACCCGATCCACGATGTCGCCACCGACACCGCCAATCCGCCCGCCTTCTCGGCCGCGACGATGCAGGCGCGCGCCGATGCCGGGGCCAATCCGCTGAGCGATTATCAGGTGCCGCTGCGCGAGCTTGAACTCTACCAGACGTCAGCACCGGAGTTGGTGATCAAGTCGCACGCGCAGATCATCACCGATCGCTATGCGACGCTCGCGCCTCTGCCGCTCGCCGGGGCGAGCCGCACCGACGCGATTGCCGCGGTCGCGGCGGCGATGGGCAACATGGGCTTCAAGGACATTCGCCCCGATCCAGAGGCGGGCACCGTGGAAGGCGTGGCGGAGAGCTTCTGGTTCGGCTTCAAGGACGATGTCGTCGCCCGGATCGACGCAAACGAGATCAACTTCCGCTCGGTCAGCCGGGTCGGGCGCAGCGATCTCGGCGCCAATGCCGCACGCATCGCGGAGTTGCGCGACAGGGTGGCGACCCAGATCGGGCAGCGCTGA
- a CDS encoding cytochrome c family protein — protein sequence MKRNFLMGAAALAAMATLSACGGKQADDTAAPAATDTAAATPAVTETPAAAAADGAKVEYASFTTDVAAGEKTFALCRSCHVLDEGVNRVGPSLYNVVGREAGSVAGYSYSDANKSSGVTWTEENLFEYLKDPKAYIPGTKMAFPGIKNDQDRANLVAYLASTKK from the coding sequence ATGAAGCGTAATTTCCTGATGGGTGCGGCCGCGCTGGCAGCGATGGCTACTCTTTCGGCTTGCGGCGGCAAGCAGGCTGACGATACGGCGGCTCCGGCTGCAACCGATACGGCGGCGGCCACGCCTGCTGTGACCGAGACTCCGGCGGCTGCGGCTGCCGATGGTGCCAAGGTCGAATATGCCAGCTTCACCACCGATGTCGCCGCGGGCGAAAAGACCTTCGCGCTGTGCCGTTCGTGCCACGTGCTCGACGAAGGCGTGAACCGCGTCGGCCCGTCGCTCTACAATGTCGTGGGCCGCGAAGCAGGCTCGGTTGCCGGCTATTCCTACTCGGATGCCAACAAGAGCAGCGGCGTGACCTGGACCGAAGAAAACCTCTTCGAATATCTCAAGGATCCCAAGGCCTACATCCCGGGCACCAAGATGGCCTTCCCTGGCATCAAGAACGACCAGGATCGCGCGAACCTGGTGGCCTATCTCGCCAGCACCAAGAAGTAA